CAACCGGCTTGGCAGCAGCGTCCACAGGACCGCGGAGGCGATCGTCAACGTCGCGGTGTCGGGTATGTATGCAGGCGTGAGCCGCATCGTGTCGCGTTTCGGCATCGATCCACGCACTTTTTCGCTGCTGCCGTTCGGCGGTGCGGGACCGATGCTCGCGTGCTACTTCGCCCGCGCGATCGGCATGGAACAGATCGTCGTGCCGACCGCGCCGGGTGTGTTGAGCGCGCTTGGCGGCCTGATCGCGGACACCCGCAACGACTTCGTCAAGACGACCTATTACGACCTCGATAACGCCTCGATGGCGCGTCTGGCCGACGACATACGTGCTCTGGAGACGTCCGCGCGCGACTGGATGACCGGCCAGACCGGCGACGCCAGCGCGGCGCGCGTCGTCGTATCGGCGGATATGCGCTACAAGGGCCAGTCGTTCGAAATCGATACGCCGCTCGAGATCGGCTGGCTGATCGCCCAGGATCTCGACGCGGTGCGTGAAGCGTTTCATCGCGAGCACGAACGGTTATATGGTCATCGCGACGCGTCGGCCCGTGTTCAGGCGGTCGCGCTGCGTCTCGTGATCACCGCCGCGACGCCCAAGCCGAAGCTGCAAGCCATCGGATCGAGCGATCAGCCGCCGATGCCGTCGGGCACGATCCGCGTTTTCATGGACGATGCATTCCACGATGCCGGGCTTTATCACCGTTCCGACCTCAAGGCCGGTCAGCAGATCGACGGGCCCGCGGTAATCGCGCAGGACGATTGCACGACGAGCGTGCTGCCCGGTTATCGCGGCCGTGTCGATGGATACGGCAATCTGGTCTTCACGGTCGTCAACTGATTTCGGACGGAGCATCGCAATGCAATTCGACAAGGCAGTGCTGCAGATTTTCGCCAACTATTGCGTGGCCGCAGCCGAGAGCATGGCGTACACGCTGGTGCGCACCGCGCACTCGACGTTCGTCAAGGAAACCGAGGATTTCTCCTGCGCGATCATGACGCCGGATGGCCTGACGTTCGCTTCGCCCAAGACGCTCGGCGCGACGTGGTATGTCGGTCTCGACTACAGTCCGGTGATCGCGATGATCGATCGCTACGAGCCTGGCGACATCTGCATGACCAACGACTCGTATAGCGGTTTCGTCGCCACCCACACGCCCGACATCCTGATCTGGAAACCGGTGTATTACGGCGGCGAGATCGTCTGTTTCGTCGGCGGTCATATTCACAACACCGATATGGGCGGCGCGGTACCGGCATCGCTGTCGCGCACCTTGACGGAAATCGAACAGGAAGGGATTCGTTTTCCGCCCTGCAAGATCGTGCGCGCCGGGGTGTTCGACGATTCGATCGTGAAGATCATGGCGGCGAACGTGCGTGTGCCCGGTCAGAATATCGGCGACCTGCAGGCGCAACTGGCGTCGCTGCATACCGGCGAGCGGCGAGTGCTGGAGATCATCGAACGTTTCGGCATCGATGGCTTCAAGGCAGGCATGGGCGCGCTGCTCGACTATTCGGAAGAGCAGGCGCGCACGGTGTTGCGCGGCATTCCGGACGGCGACTACTTCTTTGCCGAATACGCCGACGAAGATTCGGTGCGCGGCAAGCCGATGCGCGTCGCACTCACGGTGCGGATCAAAGGCGATTCGGTGGAGATGGATTACACCGGCAGCGATCCGCAATTGCAGTCGTCGCTGAACATTCCGACTGGCGGCCGGGAGCGCCATGCACTTGCGCTGGTCGGCTTCGTCTATGTGCTGTACACACTCAATCCCGACATCCTGCTCAATACGGGCATGCTGCGCGTGGCGCGTTGCATTCTCCCGGAAGGGACCGTGGTCAACGCGACGAAACCTGCGGCGGTCGGCATGCGCAGCCTGACGTGCAAGCTGCTGCATCTGCTGACGTTCGGCGCGTTTTCGCAAGCGGTGCCCGACCGGCTCGGGGCATGCCCGGCCGGCGGTCTGTCGATCCTGAGCGTGAAGACGCTGGACCGCCATGGCGCGACCGTCATGGCGTCGATCGGACCGATCGGCGGCGGCGCAGGCGGCAGTCCGTCGGACGATGGCGAAGACGGCTCGGGTGCCAACAATGCGTTCCTGCGCAACACGCCGGTCGAGATCAACGAAACCGAGGTGCCGATCCGCATCACCCGATATGGCGTGGCGCCCGGTTCGGGTGGTGCGGGCCAGTATCGCGGCGGTCAGGGCCTCGTGATGGAATTCAAGGTGTTTTCGCCGAATACGCTCGTGACCGCGCGCAACCGCGATCGCACGCGTTTCGCGTCGTGGGGCATCCGCGGCGGACACGCCGGCGGCAACGCGCGCTTCACGCGCAATCCCGATACGCCCAATGCGGAAGAACTCGATAACAACGATCTGGTCGTCTGCATGCCGGGCGACGTGATCCGGCTGGTCGGCGCAGGCGCGGGCGGGTACGGACGGCCGACCGATCGCGATCCGCAGAAGGTGCGCGAGGACGTATTGCGCGGCTATGTGAGCGTTGCCGAAGCGCGCGACGTCTACGGCGTCGCGTTCGACGGCGACGCGTTGGATAGCAGACGAACGCAACAGTTGCGCGATGAAGCGCGGGCGCGGATCGGGGGATCGGTGCCGCCTGCATTTTCGTTCGGTCCGTATCGCGAGGCGTTCGAGGCGAAGT
The nucleotide sequence above comes from Paraburkholderia sp. SOS3. Encoded proteins:
- a CDS encoding hydantoinase B/oxoprolinase family protein: MQFDKAVLQIFANYCVAAAESMAYTLVRTAHSTFVKETEDFSCAIMTPDGLTFASPKTLGATWYVGLDYSPVIAMIDRYEPGDICMTNDSYSGFVATHTPDILIWKPVYYGGEIVCFVGGHIHNTDMGGAVPASLSRTLTEIEQEGIRFPPCKIVRAGVFDDSIVKIMAANVRVPGQNIGDLQAQLASLHTGERRVLEIIERFGIDGFKAGMGALLDYSEEQARTVLRGIPDGDYFFAEYADEDSVRGKPMRVALTVRIKGDSVEMDYTGSDPQLQSSLNIPTGGRERHALALVGFVYVLYTLNPDILLNTGMLRVARCILPEGTVVNATKPAAVGMRSLTCKLLHLLTFGAFSQAVPDRLGACPAGGLSILSVKTLDRHGATVMASIGPIGGGAGGSPSDDGEDGSGANNAFLRNTPVEINETEVPIRITRYGVAPGSGGAGQYRGGQGLVMEFKVFSPNTLVTARNRDRTRFASWGIRGGHAGGNARFTRNPDTPNAEELDNNDLVVCMPGDVIRLVGAGAGGYGRPTDRDPQKVREDVLRGYVSVAEARDVYGVAFDGDALDSRRTQQLRDEARARIGGSVPPAFSFGPYREAFEAKWTRERYAALTAILADVPVQWRYFIKHRLFEALDRRIASEPALMEEGGGEIVRTMFADLRREYPQLNAM